GTGACCAACTGTATATAAAGTGGTTGGAACCTGTGTGTCGAAGCGTGACCGACTGTATATAAAGTGGTTGGAACCTGTGTGTCGAAGCGTGACCAACTGTATATAAAGTGGTTGGGACCTGTGTGTCGAAGCGTGACCAACTGTATATAAAGTGGTTGGAACCTGTGTGTCGAAGCGTGACCAACTGTATATAAAGTGGTTGGAACCTGTGTGTCGAAGCGTGACCAACTGTATATAAAGTGGTTGGAACCGGTGTGTCGAAGCGTGACCAAGTGTATATAAAGTGGTTGGAACCTGTGTGTCGAAGCGTGACCAAGTGTATATAAAGTGGTTGGAACCGGTGTGTCAAAGCGTGACCAAGTGTATATAAAGTGGTTGGAACCTGTGTGTCGAAGCGTGACCAAGTGTATATAAAGTGGTTGGAACCTGTGTGTCGAAGCGTGACCAACTGTATATAAAGTGGTTGGAACCTGTGTGTAAAAGCGTGACCAACTGTATATAAAGTGGTTGGAACCTGTGTGTCGAAGCGTGACCAACTGTATATAAAGTGGTTGGAACCTGTGTGTCGAAGCGTGACCGACTGTATATAAAGTGGTTGGAACCTGTGTGTCGAAGCGTGACCAACTGTATATAAAGTGGTTGGGACCTGTGTGTCGAAGCGTGACCAACTGTATATAAAGTGGTTGGAACCTGTGTGTCGAAGCGTGACCAACTGTATATAAAGTGGTTGGAACCTGTGTGTCGAAGCGTGACCAACTGTATATAAAGTGGTTGGAACCTGTGTGTCGAAGCGTGACCAACTGTATATAAAGTGGTTGGGACCTGTGTGTCGAAGCGTGACCAACTGTATATAAAGTGGTTGGAACCTGTGTGTCGAAGCGTGACCAACTGTATATAAAGTGGTTGGGACCTGTGTGTCGAAGCGTGACCAACTGTATATAAAGTGGTTGGAACCTGTGTGTCGAAGCGTGACCAACTGTATATAAAGTGGTTGGAACCTGTGTGTCGAAGCCGAGCTGCCAGGCCCTCTCCACCAGCAGCTGCAGGCTTGGTATGGAAGGCACGCATTCGCACTCCCGCTCCGTGACGCCGCTGAGAAGCGCCGCGTACGGCGGGTGGCGCACCAAAGAAGATAGCACCATTTGCATATTCCTGCACCGTAACGAATATATGAATAAAAGGGAATTTAAAGAATTATTGTTATGAGTTTTCCtaaaaatttgtttctttttattatctcTTTTACCATCATTGTCCATAAAaccaaagtaaagaaaaaaaaaaagttaaaaactgaaaaatttaacagaattttCCATAAAAGCTGAAAACAATTAGGCACGTATTAATAGTTAGTCGGTGGCCACCACAGATGTGTTGATAGATGGTGTCTTTCTATAAgatatttcatataaaatgttttgtcaTGCGGGATAACAATATGGGAATCAGCTGAATTTTCATTGGATGCGAGATGTTCCTTATTCAATACAACCAATAAGATTACAACCCCGCCAAGCGTTTTGAACGTAATGACGTACTTTACCTTTTGAAAATAGAGTTCTAGTGTAAATGTTATACctattcaccatcatcatccgCAACCTATTAACGGTGGACATAGGAGAGAccgttttagagcatagacccatgaCACTGATCTAATGCGGGctggtgggttttaacgactATTGTTACAAATAATACGTACTACAATACAATGTTCGGCCCGACCCGGAATTCGAAACCAGGATCGCGTAAAACTAAGAAAGAACGGTATCTAGTAACAGTACTGTTTCCCAgaataattttacttaaataaaataaaaaatatcattatgcCTTATCACATAAACCTTGAGTGGTTTGAGACGTGGTGAGTTACCTAGGTGTcgttaattgtttataaaaaagtaatttgttgtgaataaaaaaaaaacttggagcTGTCAAACGAGTGGtgcaaaaagaaaatatttcgcTTCTTGACACtgtatattacaataaaaataaatatatattgacattgtatatatttattttttattgatattaattatataggtatatattaattattatcactatatatatattttattgttagtttgttatatgtatatattatatttgtatatataggtttatgcatgtttatttaaatgcaccacctacctctcttcttgagctgtttttaacgtttttggttgcctggaagagatcgctatgtagcgataaggccgccaaattgtatactttttgttatgtggtgtacaataaaagtgtatcattcattcattcactggcaatgtacattgtgctgtttggCATTatgaaaagccataaatcaaaaaaagaagaagaagaaaatattttgttacctaTATCCGCACCCCCAGCCGCGGTCTCCGTACGTGCTTGCGTAGTGGTCGACCGCACTGCACAGGTATGTTTTCGCTATACTGGGGTTCTGCGAGTTCAGCTGAGCTATCCTCTCGAGGATACCTGAAACAATTGACCATCATTTTGGACCTAAACgcttaaaaaaggaaaaagctttcaaaggaaaaaaaaacgattttgatacattcttcattggtgctatgctccttgGCGTGATCATATATAGCCTGTAGCCTTCCTCTCCAATCGgcccagtagttcctgagatcatcgcgttttaagtaaacaaacaaactctagctttatatattagtataagattggATTGTTATATAGAGATAAGAGTGGccgcagtttttaaaaatttcaattttatcttGGCGGTTAAAAATAAcgcttattttaattaaatactgttccaagtaaagcggtgatagcccagttggtaggagCATGACTTCACGTTcgggggagccgagttcgaatcccacgcacctccaacttttctaagttatgtgagttttaagtaattaaaatatcactctcTTGGagggtgaaggaatacatcgtgagaaaacctgcatgcctgagagttctcgataatgttctcaaagttgtgtggattccaccaatccaaactgggccagcgtggtggactacggccttaaccccttctcattgtgggaggagacccgtgccctgtgggccggtaatgggttgatatgatgatgatattaataaCTATGGTTTaaaaagtaaaggaaaacattgtgcgGAAACTACATGCCTGTGAGTTGTTAATAATAATCTCAAAGTCGTGGGAAATCTACcgatccacacttggccagcatggtggactgcaAACTTAAAAGGCGAAATTAaacttagagtaatatttttcaaatttttttttttaaattgttttaaaaatttttttattttaatttgaatcattattttcatttgtttaatattaattcttttattcttactatttttgcttttaacttaatttaattatttttaactggacttacttcaatgttgtgtatacctgtaagtgatatagtgtactcggacaataaactataatgtaaaatgattaataataatacagtgtatcgttggtatatctaatgaaataaataaacaaaccaagGTGTACTACTTGGTTCGGCTTGGTTGTACCATTAGTCCTAGAACATCCAGCATCGAGGCCTTGAGCGGTTGCCTTCTTGAGTCCCACACTGCGCTCATAGTAGCCTGCAACTGAGAGTGCCCCGCTGTACACGGCTCGCTTCAGACTGCTGGCAGCACGACTCGTGTAGCCTTCCTCATCTTCCTCCATACCGTATTGAGCCtgcagaaaattcaaaaattcaaaattcattcatttcaagtaggcctaatataagcacttttgaaatgtcaagtctgtctgtttgtagtgactctaccaccggttcagaaggcaaattctaccgagaagaagccggcaagaaactcagcagttgctcttttccaacatcaacaatttacattttaacattcatttttctatcttgtgacaagatgaaagcagagccgaatgcttccaagcatccttgtcacagagaaataaaacaacttgGTCTAGCAAAAATAATACGTGCGACAAATGCATTAATAATAGTTTAGTTATAAACATcatataaatatgctacgaaaatacatacatcgccatctagcccccaagtaagtttagcttgttttatggttactaagataactgttgaatatttccatgaataatatacatgaatacttataatatacagataatgacgatgatgattatattgTCTCCCCACTGAGTCAAGGGTTTAAGGGTTTGCAATTCCAGCTCCTTTAAACCGCAACGTTTTCTATTTccccaagctatgtgcccccgCCAAGTGGCAAAACTCTTGTTGAGCATGTTGGTCACTCTGGTACTTCTTAGGATCTAAATTATCTCTCTTTAACCTATCATACCGGTGTGGTGTTggaagatcagaatacatttgtaACCACCCCTTGCTCCTGTGGGTGTCCTACGAGGCaactgagggaatataacggagacgGGCAGAAGCGCCCTTCGTGCTGCACCTACCATCTACTGAGATAACCAGCCTGTCTGCCGAGAGGTTATGAGCCTCTTCTTCTATGAGGAATCTTCCTGTTAGGAGGGCACTTTAGTCTATAAGTAGTAGGATGATGATTGCTGATCATACCCGCAATAGTTGAAATTCATGCTCCTCCCTATTCCTCTGAGCTTCCCTCTCGGCTGCTGTGAGGGTTGCGGCCCCACCATCTTCCCCTCTCTCAAAGTGCTCCTCTATGTGCTGAAtctgcaaaaaataataaataatgtactttcaCATCATTAGCTTCCTGTAtttgttgtttaataatattaaatgttatatgtaaatagttacaacCTAATGTATTGTGTATGTATgtagtgtattgtcgtagtatatttatttatttatacaatgtgtcaataaataaatatactacgacaatacacacatcgccatctagtcccaaagtaagcgtagcttgtgttatgggtactaagataactgatgaataatttttatgaataatatagataaacactcaTACACTGAagaatcattcatgttcatcagacaaatattgtccagctgtgggaatggaacccacggccttggacacataAAGCACGGTCGTCTGCTGCTAAAATAAaatccgaaataatacttcaaaagctttttaagtatattatgtactgtctctgaaacttatctgtgaaaccgaaaacctaatagttttctaGTAAACCACCACCATAATTTTTACTTGAAGAaaactaacatcacatgcaaaattaaaatgaaggaACTTATGGCACTTCATAAGGTACgggtcgcgtagcgtaggtactatgcgcgtgtcgatcttttgtcgtcaatagggttgtcataagtaaacacttagaatgttttgaattcgtttgtttaaaaaaaaatatgcttctcttgatttgatatttttacaggttgattccttaCGATATATACTTAAGCGTtctacaatattatttcgtgATTCTGTTACACGTAGTATATTCTGAAACATTTATTGCTTTTTGGACAGCTGTGACAAATATGTGCCACCAAGCAACTTAGGGTTCTAGTATAAACTGATTACGGGTACAGGTTTATAATCGTTTACCCCTAACTGGTTATCCGCAACCagctaagactgcatcatctcttactaCTTGCATTCAAGGGTTAgcttgtaatggaataataaaaacttgttCAAACTAATAGATATACCGGATCCATATTTATGAGTGAAATCCAAAGTTGTGTCTCATATTGATTGTTGGTCGCAAGAGCCATTCAGCAACTTCACATTTTAAGattgatttgtttattttatttatttatacactttatttgtacaccacaaataggaaacaaaaacaatggtcataacaaaaataatcttaaaaagtAGGATGCAAAGGGCGGCGTATCCCTTAATAGCAATCCCTTCCAGGCAACCGTAGGATTAgtaaaaccaagggaaaccgatttgtGGGGTTTGGGGGTGGGTTTTGCGGAAAGTGGATGTGTTATAGATACACTAAACTTTTATTCATGGATTACCAATTCATTCTGCGAGAGTGGCAAAGGCTGGCAGCACACAGGACAGTTGCTGACTGGACTCTCTTCCATCATAACTACATCATCACAGGAAGCATTGTCCGTTTGGTCCTGAAATCCAAATTTGATGttataaaattgcattaaaattcTACACAAATGAAACCAGAATTGTCACACAATATTACAAGTTGTTGCAAATAACAACTAGGTAGTAATATGATgtcacaattttgtttttcataatgCAGTCCTTGAAATAAAAGAGCAGGTtacaatttaagcaattaaccaaaattttgaaatgttttatttctctttattGCGGTTAGTGTATTTTTACTGTAAGGCACTTGAGATATGATATAGAAgaaatattatctatattattgCTTCCTGTTATAGGACGcaataatatagataatatttcttcttcttctttccctgggcttgtctccatACTTGGTCGGCTGGAACCTTCCCTTAGGTACTCattcaaatgatatttaaataagtaccgAATGCAAATTTAATTCTGGataattcagttttatttttatcaacttctttcatttattcaaaaactGCCCATGTTTACATGATTAGACTGTTTAGTTTAGTGCACTTTAGCTGGGTTTTGTTAAGTTTTATGTTTCTATAATATTTCTGTATCAGAATCTATCTCATCATCAGTAGTCACACATGGGCCTCGgcagaatgaggagggtttcaTGCTGTAGTCACATTGACCAAGTCTAGATGGGTAGAATTCACTCACCTTTGAGTACAACAGTAAGGAGAACTCTTAGAGAGAAGGTATTCAGTTCATTCATTTACTCACACAGAGTGAAgccattcaaaataaaaataaacaatacatttataatattacaatgtaaattttaaattaaattactaaattCTGCATCTTGTACTTAGAAGCATACTCTTGAACAGTGTAATAAGCTTTATTGGTTAGGTCATTTTCCACTTCCAGGTAGTTCATTATAAAGtgttgtaattaaaatttggtTAACTAATTTTTAATCTCGAAATATTGTTATAAGCAATGGCTTGTTCTCGAATAACATAcaacgaaataataataagcacTCACAGACTTCTGAGGACTCAATATATCCCGGTGCTCTACATTAACGTGTACTTCCACATCAGATCCATTAGCGAACTCGCTCTCACAAATCGGACATTGAAACTTGGAACCGTGAGGTCCGGGGGAAAGGGCCATGGCACTCAACGCTAAAGTAGGGTTTTCTAAGGTCAAAGTCGCGTTGCTGAGCCCCAGGGTCACGTTCTCGGTGATATTGGAGTTAGAATTAGCATTAGCCATCACAGAAGGCGATGTGAGATCGAAATGAGCCCTGTTTATATGCTCCTCCAGTTTTCGCGGACATGTTGATTTGAATTCGCACAGAAGACACTGCAAGAAATAAAATGTACTGTCCTTTTGTGTAAATtaaattcttcttttaattataatctaAATAGCAATctcaaaaaaactttaaatataattttcgcGCCgttgttcaattcaattcaattcttgtttatggcttttgtctgtgccaactgggcacaaggtacttcgccagtgtcttgtagatgaagaaggcacgaaggagattgatcggtgaatcAAATTGAAAATCAAGATCGACAAGTCAACAATagacattttgtttattttttcttcgcGCCGTTGTATAGAATCGAATTTTGCTATTTAATACTTATGTCATTGTCAAATTGACAAGTCACGCCGAAAAGACAAGACATACTGTCATTCCAAACTGTCAACCATAGACATTAAGATTGACGCGCATgtcttaatattttcattttgtttaagGTTCCTTAGAGTATGTTGCATATGtttattcaatgtttttaatatttctagTAACGGTATGCCTCATTTGTTTAGTTAGCAagtcaactacggatcacaaagTCCTAGGTTCGAATCCTGGGTACGATTAGGTGTTAAATTTTTGTCTAGAAATTTTCAGTAGGTACCAGCTCGGAGTGAAGTAATTGGTGATGTCCCGCCTGTGCCTCAAAATCACAGGCGAgcgataaaaatctttatagaCCAACTTAATAATAGGCTAGGAGGATGATGAACCAAACTGAAAGTGTTTAAAAGTCGTTTACAACTAAATTTACCTGTACTGTAGGACTAGGAGTCGGTGCAGATTTCTTAGGTGTGTTAGATTTAAGTTTTAGAGCTAGTTGTGACCTAAGTGGAGAACCCTGACCAGCACTTGCCATAGTCAACTgcaaattaacaaaattataaattatttaataattgcaaTCAAACATTTACAAAGTTGTTATTgtcattttgttaaataattttaccttATTCTTATTCGGAGAATTGTCATTACTATTATGGTTTGGGCTCGAGTGAATACCTACAACAAAATGAAatagttgattaaaaaaatcacaaagtCCGTAAAAGCATCTGAGAGATCGcctcgtaatattaaaaaaacttactttgtcttaatttttaaatatcttatgaatgaatgaatgaatacatttttattgtacatcaaagaaaaaagagaaaatagagatataaacatagagcaatcttatgatatttttacataataatacgTTGGTATAACGTACTTAGATTTAACTTTTTGCTAGCATATTTTACAAAcacagatgttttttttttatttatacactttactTAGTATAAATGAAACGATCtgaaaaatataatctttgttT
The sequence above is a segment of the Pararge aegeria chromosome 17, ilParAegt1.1, whole genome shotgun sequence genome. Coding sequences within it:
- the LOC120631314 gene encoding zinc finger-containing ubiquitin peptidase 1-like, producing MSSSPFPYTCELCGAEGLTDEGMRTHTLEAHVAGRPDCPFCDCTVPQAQLVSHVQRAHLHYLTPERELMAFIDDQSPSFDDDSKMTTDSCSYNTPGSINGWHSPDTTSSYHNGAISKSSYYNGFLEKDNYHSKSERDDEKFSRSPKNINLTNGLKNVHINNGVIPKKNCSKENSIEREGMSVINGHDKKGIHSSPNHNSNDNSPNKNKLTMASAGQGSPLRSQLALKLKSNTPKKSAPTPSPTVQCLLCEFKSTCPRKLEEHINRAHFDLTSPSVMANANSNSNITENVTLGLSNATLTLENPTLALSAMALSPGPHGSKFQCPICESEFANGSDVEVHVNVEHRDILSPQKSDQTDNASCDDVVMMEESPVSNCPVCCQPLPLSQNELIQHIEEHFERGEDGGAATLTAAEREAQRNREEHEFQLLRAQYGMEEDEEGYTSRAASSLKRAVYSGALSVAGYYERSVGLKKATAQGLDAGCSRTNGILERIAQLNSQNPSIAKTYLCSAVDHYASTYGDRGWGCGYRNMQMVLSSLVRHPPYAALLSGVTERECECVPSIPSLQLLVERAWQLGFDTQGSEQLGCKLHNTRKWIGACEVVTVLSSLRIRCQLIDFHKPTAGDGSHPALFDWVLRYFQNDPNAFKPPLYLQHQGHSRTIIGYERHKDGKATLLVLDPSHSPAQVRQVVCGSASSSATALRLLRRGASALRAKQYQLLCVNGVMASDTEYQASKVLQSVRIP